The genome window ATacaaaaatttctgtaattaattTTTACGGAATACACGAAAACAAATATTTACCACGGGCCAATCTTGCCTAAGTAAAGCAACACATTGATCGCTAAGACTGTCGATATCTAAAATATCCTttgcaattaattttttaataaattttccaaGAAACGACCATACCTCCTCCTTATCTGATTGAGCTAACAGCATGATATTTCTAGGACTGAATATTCTATGTATAGGAGAATCCAATTCCAAAACTTTCCAACGATCCATCGCCCATATCTTTATAAACTTTTCTTGAATGTTCGACGTGAGGAGATCGCTTCGATAAGCGACTGTAAACATATAAAATTATTCGTGACGCATATCATTAACAATATAATGTCAAATTATTGTACATTAATAGAGTGTTACCTAAAAACAAAGCAAAATCCATACTAAGAGAATACAAAACTTTCTCGGGACCTACTACAAGATCGGCTCTTTCGTTCAAAGTTTgatataaattatctaatatggTCGACACCGATGTTATCGTTAAAGAGGCTCCAGCATTATCAAGTATATTCCACATGAATTCCTAAAAAAAATTGCGATAGgatgaattattattttaatgtcTCTACACGGTGCATGAAACAGATAGATATTTACTCTCAAATAGTCCGTAATGGTTGTTGGACTGATAGCATTCGGATTATGCTTCTTTTCTTGAACAGAATGCAATGGTATGTTATTCTTCAAAAATCTATTTAATTCGAGTTCCATGTCTTTTCTAAACAACGAGCCGCCCATTATGTGGGACTGTATCCACTGATGTATTCGTTCTGTAGCCAATCTTGTTGCAATTTTAATACACATATCTTTCACGGATGCCAAAGAATCTTCCGCCAAAAGAGATTCTATAGAATTAGCTACGCGTGTTTCGCAAATCGTCGGTATAAGCGTTTCGCATTTGTCCTTCAATTCTTTAGACATATTTGTAGCAAAGGTATTCATATCACTTGCTAGAGATAtctgtaaaaataataattaatttttgaaaccaATCTTTGCGCAACTTCAAAATCaacttatttaaaatatatagaTATTACTTCGAAATCTGTAACATCGTTAACTAATGGTTCTTCTAATTTTTCCGATTGCCTTTCGCTTTGCTTCTTTTTTAAAACTTTtctaaaattattcaaattcgTTTCTCTAGAGGAcattagtaatgtgttacatatATGCTTAACACAAGTCGAGGCGACTCGTTCGGACACAAAGTCAACAGTTTTTCGTGTAGATGCCGGTTGTCCGTGAAAAAATGCTTCCTCTAATTGCAACTGTTGAAACGTAAAAGATATAGTACTTTTTATGAAATATCTCTAATAATTAATAACTTTACCTCTAAATGCTTTACACCTGCACTTCTGGCAGACTTATGAAGCTGACTAGAAACAAGTGTAATATGTTTATTCGAACAGTAGTGATTCATTTTCTCATTGGAATTTGTTACAGCAACGTTTACTTCGACCACAGGACAGCATATACGCAACGTTCTTTCATTAATAATATCTAATTTGTCCAAACTATATTTGGTGGATGTAACTGGCACTACAGATTCTCCTAATAAAGCATTCTTTTGCACATACAGTTTGTCAAGTTGTTGAAGACTTTGCAATTCTTTAACTTTATACGTCTTTTGCCAAGTGGGATACAAATCTTTTGGGAAATTTGGTAATTCAAATAACCAACCTAAAGTACGTTTCAAAAGAATTGCCGTTTGTCGAGAGATAGGACTATCAGGCGCCGTAAAATCAGAATGATTTACGgctttataaatataatataaaagttCCAAAATTTGCGTATAATGCGGTAACCGAAGAGATACAATATCCATCATAGCCAAATATTTTGCTATCCAAGGTACAGCCAATGATAATTTTCCTAATGCTATTGCATTATGCAAGCAAAGATGTAAATTTATTACTGGTAAAACCTGAATAAAAAACGTAATATTAATTATCCTTATGTCAATAGCCAAAATGTTCACGACTATTCAATAACCGGGACACCCGGGTACCTCAAGCGTCCTATTTGGATAAATCAGATAAGATGGAAAAGAGTACCCGTGTATCCAGTTATTGACGCAAGGTTCAATGACATATCAAACTCCTTGCACTTAACTACATGCAGAGTGTATTGCTTACTTTACTTCTTACTTCCACTTGGGTTGCTATTAACtctttaaaattatttgaatcTGACCTATATGGTAAAGATACAACAAGACCTAATACTTTTGCTAGAAGGCGCAAACTAAATAAACAGGTGGTAAAATTTTGTTGTGTTTGCTCATCAGCTGTTGCTTCTGaaacaaataaattatattaatcTATCAGCAAcatatacagtagtgcccacataagtgaccgcgCTCGGGACCGGCCGCGGTAATTTATATAGGCATGGttacttctcagaattcaacggagataaggaaagaggataagtgcgagtgagatacaatagctggcaccCGAAACCATGTATACAATACATCGATAACGACTGGCGTCAGGTTACGTTCGACACACTCGATGTTCGAAGCCTTttggcttctaagaattggtggggaaTCACGGACATTTACGTGGGCAAAAAtgcggtcacttatgtgggcattaCTGTACATATACAACTGATACTTCATATTACAAAGTATATTAATACCTGAATCTTCTATTTCACTGCCATTAAATTGAGTATCATTTAATTCCATTATTTCATGAACCAAACAATTTTCTAAATGTACGTAAAAAATTGGATTAAAAGCAAACAGTataaaatctttaaaaaattcttGCACTCCTGGAAAAGATGGTCCCATAATTTGATTTTTGGAGGGCTGTGGAGTTACTAATCGTTTTTGAAGTTGATTTAACTTTTTTGGATTTACATGTTTCAAAGCTTTTAAGAAACTTATACTTTCGTCATCATCCACTTCTACCtaaaaataataagaaaataaattagaaagaaataaataatatctAGATAAACAACATAAATATTAAGACCAACCTGTTGTCTATTTTGTATGCAGGAAATTAAAAGTTGAGACTTAAATAATCTtgcaaaatgatagtaatttacAGCATCATTATGCAATGTCAACATACTTTGTATTTTACTTCCCAAAGCTATCTGAAATATCCATCCTGGCCTTGTATGGTTCTCTTCCCATATTCTAAATATTTCATAAAACGAATCTCTTTGATTTTTGAAAGTTCGAAAAGCAACTGCAGATGGAAAATTTTCACGATTGTCGGTGTCTATTTGAAAACACACATTTAATTCCCCCATTGTTTGTAATTagctataaaaaaataaataaatatatttttaaaaaaatgaaattcaaTGTGCCAGAAAGTcaacaattttattcaaatatattaaaaatcattATTTTGTGCAACTATACAAACAAATGCACGAGAAAAGAAAttcgatttaaaattatttaacacaATATACAAACATCAAGTTTCCAAGATATTCACGTTCataatattttaaaacataCTCATTTACTCAAATTGTCGAATGCATGACGTTGTCGCAAAATTCAAAACTTTCTTATTAGGTTATGTTTACAATTATTCTTGGAATTAGTCGTTAATGAAATGAATCTTGAACGATATCGATATACGCAATCACAATATTTTGACCGGaaataattgttaaatattataagattatatttttcaatatacatatattaatgcCATAATGTTCCATATTCTAACCGTTTACGTCTCTTATAAGACACCAACCCAACACCATCCATCTTATGCTTGGAAATTTGATACATTCACCAAACGGTCAATAACGAATACATccaaaatttattttcctcgaaAGAAACAAAGGGATATTGTTAATAAAactaatttatatatttacaaaatatatatttcttttttcattgTACAAGGAAAATCTTAATTACATTACATTCAAATATTTCTTATCACCTTTAAATGAAACTTATTATTAGATATAATTATACTTGTTCATTTTCATTCTGTGGACTTCTAGTTTATCATTGATATCTAGAAAGTTTTAAATTACTTTTCATTTCCAACAAGGGGATAACTGGCATCGCTAGCGATACCACAATGGTTGTCTTTATTCCTAGCAATCTTGATATATCCTTTATCACCCCATGTTTCCCCCCAGCTGTTTTTCACCAACCAGTAGTCTTGACCGTCTTCGTCAGTTCCGTATCCCACCGCTAGGACACCATGATCCAAGTTATCCGGAGAACATTGGGGTTCGTAATAAACGCCTATAAATTTGTACATTTATACATAATCATGATGTTTCACACATTTCCATAATTATCATGTTTCTAGTAGTAAATAAGCAAACCTTCAGAATAAAACTGGAAGGAAGAATGTGAAGCGTCGATAGCAACAGAAACTGGTCCTACAGTAGCAATTGCTGCTTTGAGTTTCTTTTCATCTCCTTGAGGAATGTCTACAAAACCAACATCAGAGGCACCGTTGTCCTTTGGGTTATATctataatttaagaaataataaaatacagcATCACTCAAGTACTAAATGTGCAAACTTATAGTTTGGGATAAAGTTACCTGCATTGATCATCTTCACCTTCATATGGATAAGTTATTTCCGTATCAATACCCTTATTGGCTTTAATATATTGGAAAGCTTGATCCATCATTCCTCCTTGGCATCCATTATTACCATATTTAACAGAACAATCGATTAAGTTTTGTTCACTCAAAGAAATTAGGACTCCTGTCTGTCGGAAATGTTGTCCTTCTAAAGCTCCAGtctataattgaaatttattctTAGAAAAGAGAATATTAACATAAAAATGCAATAACAGAACAAAAATGTAGAACTTACAGCAGAAAATGACCAACAAGAACCACAGTGACCCTGATCTTTAACAGGAGTAACAGCTCCATTTTCTCTCCAATCTATCGACTCTGGTAACACCACATTTGCTGGTTCAATAAATGTAGCACCTACAGGTGGCCTTTCAGATCTCAATCGAGCATTTATGGATTTGTTGAAACCATTTAATACGTTCACAATTTCATGATGAAGCTaaagataaaataataaaagacaataaataaaaaatataacatatttaaagaaattttgaaaataaaacttaccatGTCTCCATATTTGTTCATCTTTAGTTTGTAGGAAACTTTCTTCATTTCAAAATAGCCATTGTGCTTAGCAATTTTGTGTTTGTTATCCAAAAATATCTTCATTCTGAACTTTTCTTCTATATCAGATTTGTACTCTTTGTTATGTTCCATCTAGTAATTATTAACAAGATGAAGTAgttctttttataaaaaaatactgagataagaaattttataaatgattccttaattcaaaattaaattactGTTTTTGTAAATACAATTTAAATCAATGTTTCACAACATTAAgttattatatataaaataagaaTCACCTTCATTATCAGTACATAAATGTACACAATAATAAAGGTCAAACTTAATCTATAACTGATATATTGACATACATAAAGACTTCTAATATTTTATGTAGGATAACTGTGACACAGAATAAATATTAACATTATAAATCCTATTATTGATGTTTATTACACAAAGATAATGATGCAAACAATTTACATACCTTAAAGGTTGTCCATTCTTCTTTGAATAATTCATAAAAAGAAACTGCTTGTGTGGTGGCAAATGTTGCCAtaattaaaagtaataatatCTTCATGATTTCTATATTATATCTGGAAGAATATACAAAAGtaaattttctttaataaaCATCTCTTTTAACATTCGTTTTTTTTGTGACAATTCTGAAggaatttattgttaaaattacactttttaaattgtacaattaaaaataacggAACGCAACAGTCacaacaattttattttgtgACATTGAAACCATTGTTCGCCTCGATATATCACGTAAATCATGAGAACAAAGTCGTTGTGACACATCTAGTTCGCATTTGTTTTAAACTTCGCATCGCAGTTAATATTTCCGTATCAGATATTCCTAAATAAAGAAACATATGGGTCTATTGAATGTGAAACACAAAGGATTGTTTTCTTTATTTCCAATTAGCTTCAAACAAAGCACAATTACTACATTATGATTAACGAAAGTAATTTGATCTCTCCGCATAAAAGCAATCGTTGCTAATGGTACGATATCTTGTATTTCAACAAAAGATACGGATTAGTCAAAAAGAAAAACAACACAAAGattctttttccgtgtttcatacTTGCATACATAGCTAAAAGAACAAAAGGAATAATAATtcgtataattataaaattacgtCACGTAGGAAAAAATAATAATGACAAAACCTGCTTGATTGTCCTCGATACAATTGTCATTGGTAACGCAAAGTATTTTTGGTCTACTTACTTAATTTGATTGATTGAAAGTTTTTAAAGACAGCGTCCAACGTCCACGACGTACTTTGTATCACTTCAGACTGAAGAAACCGTTTTCTCTTCCCTATATTCTATCATCTCTATCCAACACTATATTATACCCTCTCCTCTTTTGCGTGATTCACAGTTGTTTGCTTCTGTGCATGGCAGCGTCTCCCAACTTCTGTGCTTGGCACTACAATAACTTTTCTTTCTATATTCTTCATTTCAAATTACAGACAACCTTATTAGATCAATCAGCAATTCCGATTTACAGAAACGTATATACCTATCACGAAACGATTCCTAGACAAAGATAAATAGTATCTATATATCTGCTCACGATAAACAAATGTGATTTCTATGATATTTATTCATTTTATCTTTGCTTATCAATTTAATAGGTAATTTTGCTAATTTTGTAGAAAGTATACCATAAATTACTTAATGATATTTTGTAAATCAAAGGACTTGACGATCTATACatcgtttctttttatttgttaACATTCACAATCGGTTACTTGTCGAAATCAATCTACGGCAGCACTTTTGCATATCTTTATGCTTTTATTATGTTACATAAAAgttttattaaacatttttattacgAACTTATTTTACTCGATTCTCTTTTCTTTTGAAATCTAAAACAACAATGCAATTTACAAATACCTATAATAAGTTATAGCCTAATTTCATATAATTACTATTGCAATCAATATTCGTTTAGTATGAAATATATGATGAAACAATATATTTTCTTTCATAAGTTTTGGAAAATTGGGAAACACTGGAAGAATAATTTATCTACTCATACAATTTAAAAGGAACTTTATCTACACATGACTGTTATATTTACCCCTAGTATATATGCATATATTTAGATATGTGTGTATGTACACTATGGATCATTAATTAGTTTTTGTTTCGAGGGAAAGTCACTAACATTCGATACAATTCTAAGCATTCTATTCCAGACAAGGAGAAATACTGGATCTCTAAATGAAGCCGATGCTAGGGACTTTCCGTAAAACAAAAATGAATTAATGTCTTCGATCGTACATTTTTTGTGTATGTACATTCGATTTGCATACAACCGACCATCCGTAACGAATAATCATCACATGCTGCCATTGCAGTTGTCATGTGATTCTGATAAGTGTTTTGCAACCCACATATCAAATGTATGAGTATACAGTAAACAATGCAATTTTATCGTGGGTAATATTTCTACATTCTTTACATTACAATATAATGCTTCGTTttcatcctattaaatatttaaaacattggTTTTAAGGGTTTATATTTATGACTTAAATCTTTCAGAAAAATTGGCGgttgaacaaatttttaaaagattatttttatttgaggaAAGGAATATCACAAATTTTCATAAACGCATGAATGTCTTATATGCGGGgtctttcttttattttaaacgTGTTTGGTTTGAAGCTAAAAATATtatgatttatattatttttctaaattttgaAGATCATCGCCATTTTGTTTGCACGTTTGCGAtttaacaatttgaaaatgttttggtgatcaaaattttttaattctaataTTGTTTTCATATTTCATCGATTTTTTCTAAATCATTGAAAATCGTTGGCAAAATCTTTCATTAAGAACAGACACTTAGCTATACCTATGTGTTGTGTTCACTGTACACAGTGTATACTTCTGTGCGGTGCATAGTACATACGACTACGTAATTCTGTACATCGTGTggatttttcaattaaaaaatggCTTCGTCTAAAATCAAGTTATATGATCTTTCTGCAAAAACTCGAGAAGTATTAGAATGGAGAAACGCAAAAAGAAAGACATTGCGTGAACAATATTTGAGACAAATT of Colletes latitarsis isolate SP2378_abdomen chromosome 3, iyColLati1, whole genome shotgun sequence contains these proteins:
- the Dlt gene encoding codanin-1 like protein dlt isoform X1, with translation MGELNVCFQIDTDNRENFPSAVAFRTFKNQRDSFYEIFRIWEENHTRPGWIFQIALGSKIQSMLTLHNDAVNYYHFARLFKSQLLISCIQNRQQVEVDDDESISFLKALKHVNPKKLNQLQKRLVTPQPSKNQIMGPSFPGVQEFFKDFILFAFNPIFYVHLENCLVHEIMELNDTQFNGSEIEDSEATADEQTQQNFTTCLFSLRLLAKVLGLVVSLPYRSDSNNFKELIATQVEVRSKVLPVINLHLCLHNAIALGKLSLAVPWIAKYLAMMDIVSLRLPHYTQILELLYYIYKAVNHSDFTAPDSPISRQTAILLKRTLGWLFELPNFPKDLYPTWQKTYKVKELQSLQQLDKLYVQKNALLGESVVPVTSTKYSLDKLDIINERTLRICCPVVEVNVAVTNSNEKMNHYCSNKHITLVSSQLHKSARSAGVKHLELQLEEAFFHGQPASTRKTVDFVSERVASTCVKHICNTLLMSSRETNLNNFRKVLKKKQSERQSEKLEEPLVNDVTDFEISLASDMNTFATNMSKELKDKCETLIPTICETRVANSIESLLAEDSLASVKDMCIKIATRLATERIHQWIQSHIMGGSLFRKDMELELNRFLKNNIPLHSVQEKKHNPNAISPTTITDYLREFMWNILDNAGASLTITSVSTILDNLYQTLNERADLVVGPEKVLYSLSMDFALFLVAYRSDLLTSNIQEKFIKIWAMDRWKVLELDSPIHRIFSPRNIMLLAQSDKEEVWSFLGKFIKKLIAKDILDIDSLSDQCVALLRQDWPVSILKHLSGCLTEAIRDFRASDETTEKVKYLLGWIAETYHEMEFSNDYSLVD
- the Dlt gene encoding codanin-1 like protein dlt isoform X4; the protein is MGPSFPGVQEFFKDFILFAFNPIFYVHLENCLVHEIMELNDTQFNGSEIEDSEATADEQTQQNFTTCLFSLRLLAKVLGLVVSLPYRSDSNNFKELIATQVEVRSKVLPVINLHLCLHNAIALGKLSLAVPWIAKYLAMMDIVSLRLPHYTQILELLYYIYKAVNHSDFTAPDSPISRQTAILLKRTLGWLFELPNFPKDLYPTWQKTYKVKELQSLQQLDKLYVQKNALLGESVVPVTSTKYSLDKLDIINERTLRICCPVVEVNVAVTNSNEKMNHYCSNKHITLVSSQLHKSARSAGVKHLELQLEEAFFHGQPASTRKTVDFVSERVASTCVKHICNTLLMSSRETNLNNFRKVLKKKQSERQSEKLEEPLVNDVTDFEISLASDMNTFATNMSKELKDKCETLIPTICETRVANSIESLLAEDSLASVKDMCIKIATRLATERIHQWIQSHIMGGSLFRKDMELELNRFLKNNIPLHSVQEKKHNPNAISPTTITDYLREFMWNILDNAGASLTITSVSTILDNLYQTLNERADLVVGPEKVLYSLSMDFALFLVAYRSDLLTSNIQEKFIKIWAMDRWKVLELDSPIHRIFSPRNIMLLAQSDKEEVWSFLGKFIKKLIAKDILDIDSLSDQCVALLRQDWPVSILKHLSGCLTEAIRDFRASDETTEKVKYLLGWIAETYHEMEFSNDYSLVD
- the Dlt gene encoding codanin-1 like protein dlt isoform X3: MGELNVCFQIDTDNRENFPSAVAFRTFKNQRDSFYEIFRIWEENHTRPGWIFQIALGSKIQSMLTLHNDAVNYYHFARLFKSQLLISCIQNRQQVEVDDDESISFLKALKHVNPKKLNQLQKRLVTPQPSKNQIMGPSFPGVQEFFKDFILFAFNPIFYVHLENCLVHEIMELNDTQFNGSEIEDSEATADEQTQQNFTTCLFSLRLLAKVLGLVVSLPYRSDSNNFKELIATQVEVRSKVLPVINLHLCLHNAIALGKLSLAVPWIAKYLAMMDIVSLRLPHYTQILELLYYIYKAVNHSDFTAPDSPISRQTAILLKRTLGWLFELPNFPKDLYPTWQKTYKVKELQSLQQLDKLYVQKNALLGESVVPVTSTKYSLDKLDIINERTLRICCPVVEVNVAVTNSNEKMNHYCSNKHITLVSSQLHKSARSAGVKHLELQLEEAFFHGQPASTRKTVDFVSERVASTCVKHICNTLLMSSRETNLNNFRKVLKKKQSERQSEKLEEPLVNDVTDFEISLASDMNTFATNMSKELKDKCETLIPTICETRVANSIESLLAEDSLASVKDMCIKIATRLATERIHQWIQSHIMGGSLFRKDMELELNRFLKNNIPLHSVQEKKHNPNAISPTTITDYLREFMWNILDNAGASLTITSVSTILDNLYQTLNERADLVVGPEKVLYSLSMDFALFLVAYRSDLLTSNIQEKFIKIWAMDRWKVLELDSPIHRIFSPRNIMLLAQSDKEEISTVLAINVLLYLGKIGPCRY
- the Ctsl1 gene encoding cathepsin L translates to MKILLLLIMATFATTQAVSFYELFKEEWTTFKMEHNKEYKSDIEEKFRMKIFLDNKHKIAKHNGYFEMKKVSYKLKMNKYGDMLHHEIVNVLNGFNKSINARLRSERPPVGATFIEPANVVLPESIDWRENGAVTPVKDQGHCGSCWSFSATGALEGQHFRQTGVLISLSEQNLIDCSVKYGNNGCQGGMMDQAFQYIKANKGIDTEITYPYEGEDDQCRYNPKDNGASDVGFVDIPQGDEKKLKAAIATVGPVSVAIDASHSSFQFYSEGVYYEPQCSPDNLDHGVLAVGYGTDEDGQDYWLVKNSWGETWGDKGYIKIARNKDNHCGIASDASYPLVGNEK
- the Dlt gene encoding codanin-1 like protein dlt isoform X2, producing the protein MGELNVCFQIDTDNRENFPSAVAFRTFKNQRDSFYEIFRIWEENHTRPGWIFQIALGSKIQSMLTLHNDAVNYYHFARLFKSQLLISCIQNRQQVEVDDDESISFLKALKHVNPKKLNQLQKRLVTPQPSKNQIMGPSFPGVQEFFKDFILFAFNPIFYVHLENCLVHEIMELNDTQFNGSEIEDSATADEQTQQNFTTCLFSLRLLAKVLGLVVSLPYRSDSNNFKELIATQVEVRSKVLPVINLHLCLHNAIALGKLSLAVPWIAKYLAMMDIVSLRLPHYTQILELLYYIYKAVNHSDFTAPDSPISRQTAILLKRTLGWLFELPNFPKDLYPTWQKTYKVKELQSLQQLDKLYVQKNALLGESVVPVTSTKYSLDKLDIINERTLRICCPVVEVNVAVTNSNEKMNHYCSNKHITLVSSQLHKSARSAGVKHLELQLEEAFFHGQPASTRKTVDFVSERVASTCVKHICNTLLMSSRETNLNNFRKVLKKKQSERQSEKLEEPLVNDVTDFEISLASDMNTFATNMSKELKDKCETLIPTICETRVANSIESLLAEDSLASVKDMCIKIATRLATERIHQWIQSHIMGGSLFRKDMELELNRFLKNNIPLHSVQEKKHNPNAISPTTITDYLREFMWNILDNAGASLTITSVSTILDNLYQTLNERADLVVGPEKVLYSLSMDFALFLVAYRSDLLTSNIQEKFIKIWAMDRWKVLELDSPIHRIFSPRNIMLLAQSDKEEVWSFLGKFIKKLIAKDILDIDSLSDQCVALLRQDWPVSILKHLSGCLTEAIRDFRASDETTEKVKYLLGWIAETYHEMEFSNDYSLVD